The following coding sequences are from one Treponema bryantii window:
- the dctP gene encoding TRAP transporter substrate-binding protein DctP, which translates to MKKLFKISSVVTIALVLLLSSCSKKSESSDKKIPVTFAGTEAATTGQSRMMQAVADRLNATGRFSATVQVAGALSGDTDALVTQAKLGVSLVVPSDPGRLASQFKIPDLNILMAPYILTDPASLKKLPDTALFKEWQAELEKQGIVYITNMYNGFRCFYTTKPVAHVGDLSGLRIRGFGNAIGNNLAKYFGFANIGISWGEVFPGIQQKTLDGCEVQVATADGSRLYEVVKNIAMTKHYMLQSAFVCSANFYNSLSPSDRDIFVKTMREAALEYGEIIRNEEAGYYDNMKNHGVTITDVDIAEFQKAIEPLYTNNDLGFSAGLKDRLFKELNE; encoded by the coding sequence ATGAAAAAATTATTCAAAATTTCAAGTGTAGTAACAATCGCATTAGTTCTTTTGTTATCATCATGTTCAAAAAAATCTGAATCTTCTGATAAAAAGATTCCAGTAACCTTCGCAGGAACAGAAGCCGCAACTACAGGACAAAGCCGTATGATGCAGGCTGTTGCCGACAGACTCAACGCAACCGGCCGTTTCAGCGCTACAGTTCAGGTTGCCGGAGCCTTATCCGGTGATACAGATGCTCTGGTTACACAGGCAAAACTTGGAGTTAGCCTTGTAGTTCCAAGTGACCCTGGTCGTCTTGCAAGTCAGTTCAAAATCCCAGATTTGAACATTCTTATGGCTCCATATATTCTTACAGATCCAGCATCTTTGAAAAAACTTCCAGATACTGCACTCTTCAAAGAATGGCAGGCAGAATTAGAAAAGCAGGGAATTGTTTATATCACAAATATGTACAACGGTTTCCGCTGCTTTTACACAACAAAACCTGTAGCTCATGTTGGTGATTTGTCAGGACTTCGCATCCGTGGTTTTGGAAATGCAATTGGAAATAATCTTGCAAAATACTTTGGTTTTGCAAACATCGGTATTTCATGGGGCGAAGTATTCCCTGGAATTCAGCAGAAAACTCTTGATGGTTGTGAAGTTCAGGTTGCAACAGCAGATGGTTCACGCCTTTATGAAGTTGTAAAGAACATTGCCATGACAAAGCACTATATGCTTCAGTCTGCATTCGTTTGTTCAGCAAACTTCTATAACAGCCTTTCTCCAAGCGACCGCGATATCTTTGTAAAGACAATGCGCGAAGCTGCTCTTGAATATGGCGAAATCATCAGAAACGAAGAAGCCGGATATTATGACAACATGAAGAATCATGGAGTTACAATTACTGATGTAGATATCGCAGAATTCCAGAAAGCAATTGAACCTTTGTATACAAATAATGATTTAGGATTTTCAGCAGGTTTGAAAGACAGACTTTTCAAAGAGTTGAACGAATAA
- a CDS encoding TRAP transporter small permease, with protein sequence MKKILKYLDLAEKAVCGGGFVLLVLLVFMSAILRFLRISMSWNIDLAMLLLAWTSFLGADIAWRSGQLIGIDILTRHLPPIIQKILSLIIYIIIFFLTCVICVYGARLVWVERLRTYQSIPIPYSVVTLSLVVATFSMALSTIGKIKKVIFSFKEEKSVEVSE encoded by the coding sequence ATGAAAAAAATTTTAAAATATTTAGATTTGGCAGAAAAAGCAGTATGTGGAGGAGGATTTGTTCTTCTTGTTCTGCTGGTTTTTATGTCTGCCATATTACGTTTCTTAAGAATATCAATGTCCTGGAATATTGATCTTGCAATGCTCCTTCTTGCCTGGACTAGTTTTTTGGGTGCTGATATTGCCTGGAGATCTGGCCAATTGATAGGAATTGATATTTTGACCAGACATTTACCTCCTATAATTCAAAAGATTTTGTCACTGATTATTTATATAATCATTTTCTTTTTGACATGTGTAATTTGTGTATATGGTGCACGCCTTGTGTGGGTAGAAAGATTAAGAACATATCAGTCTATACCTATTCCTTACTCTGTTGTTACTTTGAGTCTTGTAGTTGCAACCTTCTCAATGGCTTTATCAACAATAGGTAAAATCAAAAAAGTAATATTTTCATTTAAAGAAGAAAAATCTGTGGAGGTATCAGAATGA
- a CDS encoding TRAP transporter large permease, giving the protein MTLLLLCFVLFLILGMPIAYVIGLAGFAYFLSQPVLPFEAATQMVVLQSQSFAFLAVPFFIFAGNLMNVSGITEQLLSLARLLTRRMYGGTAQISVVMSTMMGGVSGSATADAAMETRILGPEMQARGYTKGYITSVNCLTALITATIPPSLGLIIFGFVGEVSIGRLFAAGIIPGILMMIFLMATVSITSRIRKFDPPTHNATRLTFKELFQNLKVSVWALLFPIILIVGIRFGLFTPSESGAFAVIYALIVGKFVYKKLTWENFKEALITSVKDTGAIMLIIAMSGPFSYAITWVKLPAVLSNFIFGITENPQLLTLLMLGFLFISGMFVDSNVNFLLLTPIFLPMVTSVGMDPVHFGVLMATIVTLGVMTPPVGSALYTVCGIINCPPEEYTKESIPFFIAILLELAILVFCPKLVLFIPNLIFGA; this is encoded by the coding sequence ATGACACTTCTGCTTTTATGTTTTGTTTTATTTCTTATTTTGGGAATGCCGATTGCCTATGTAATTGGACTTGCCGGATTTGCTTACTTTTTAAGTCAGCCGGTTTTGCCTTTTGAAGCAGCTACGCAGATGGTTGTTCTGCAGAGTCAGTCCTTCGCTTTCCTGGCTGTTCCCTTCTTTATTTTTGCAGGAAACTTAATGAATGTTTCTGGAATTACAGAACAGCTTTTGAGTCTGGCCCGACTCCTCACCAGGAGAATGTATGGTGGTACAGCTCAGATTTCTGTAGTTATGTCTACAATGATGGGTGGCGTATCTGGTTCAGCAACTGCCGATGCTGCAATGGAAACAAGAATCCTAGGTCCGGAAATGCAGGCCCGGGGTTATACAAAAGGCTACATCACTTCGGTAAACTGTCTTACAGCACTTATCACAGCAACAATTCCTCCTAGTCTTGGTTTGATTATTTTTGGATTTGTCGGTGAAGTTTCTATCGGACGTCTTTTTGCAGCTGGTATTATTCCCGGCATTTTGATGATGATTTTCTTGATGGCAACAGTTTCTATCACAAGCCGAATCAGAAAATTTGATCCCCCAACCCACAATGCCACAAGATTAACTTTCAAAGAGCTTTTCCAGAATCTTAAGGTTTCTGTATGGGCTCTTTTATTCCCAATTATTCTTATTGTGGGAATCAGATTTGGACTCTTTACTCCATCTGAATCAGGCGCTTTCGCTGTTATTTATGCCTTGATTGTTGGAAAGTTTGTATATAAAAAGCTTACATGGGAAAATTTCAAAGAAGCACTCATTACCAGTGTAAAAGATACTGGAGCCATCATGCTTATTATTGCGATGTCTGGCCCATTCAGTTATGCCATTACCTGGGTAAAGCTTCCTGCTGTTCTTTCTAATTTCATTTTTGGAATTACAGAAAATCCACAGTTATTAACACTGTTAATGCTGGGCTTCCTCTTTATTTCAGGAATGTTTGTAGACAGCAACGTAAATTTCCTTCTTTTAACACCTATTTTCCTTCCAATGGTAACAAGTGTTGGTATGGATCCGGTTCACTTTGGGGTTCTTATGGCCACAATCGTAACACTTGGAGTTATGACACCTCCTGTAGGTTCTGCACTCTATACTGTATGTGGAATTATAAATTGCCCTCCCGAAGAATACACAAAAGAAAGCATTCCTTTCTTTATAGCTATTTTGCTTGAACTAGCAATACTTGTATTCTGTCCAAAGCTGGTATTATTTATTCCAAACTTGATTTTTGGAGCATAA
- the rpsU gene encoding 30S ribosomal protein S21 yields MATIMVDDSENLEKAIKRFKRMVEKEGIIREYKKREYFEKPSATLHQKKTTLERKLLNKRRKTEKKDY; encoded by the coding sequence ATGGCAACAATCATGGTTGATGATTCAGAGAACCTTGAAAAAGCAATCAAACGCTTTAAGCGCATGGTTGAAAAAGAAGGCATTATCCGCGAATACAAAAAGCGTGAATACTTCGAAAAACCTTCTGCTACCCTCCACCAGAAGAAGACAACTCTCGAGAGAAAGCTTCTTAACAAGAGACGTAAGACAGAAAAGAAGGACTATTAA
- a CDS encoding methyl-accepting chemotaxis protein — MDDVKKKKYGHLATQFSLYILAILAVFFVLLTIFIVKSVKSYSRSDYSDFSEKVIAEDAGKIQYWNEVLVNDLRIYSDNDVTKTGNINNIINWLLSHENIKNSLFNYVMFCTPDGVGYASDGKILTVISKPFFRSIMKDKKKVYVSDIDFQLDGSVCYYIARPAYNSAGSLIGVFAGAVRLDEIDRMVGELSMGKDGKAILVGSNGVLISHIRGMSKYMDLSYSDKAGYSGLDEIASLACSGKSGEGYYRDPDGVLTFASYVPVQGTPWSAILTIPQSQIEAVGNRMRTLIIIITALIGVIISIVCSLIMIAAVKPLKVVQESIHEIASGEADLTQQIVVKSNNEIGALGDGFNAFMEKLRMIISGVKDSEEMLGDVNTGLQQRIEGNGNSIEAIIQDLHDIGTHVQNQADSVSQTVSSVEEISKNIESLEKMIETQSSGVVEASAAVEEMIGNISSVNNSVGYMASSFDSLAQNTEEGIQRQNDVNQRIHGIEDQSKALQAANKTISDIAAQTNLLAMNAAIEAAHAGEAGKGFSVVADEIRKLSETSSAQSKTIREELKKIEGSINDVASVSQASTEAFVSVSNSIMQTQQLVLQIKGAMEEQQEGSKQIGDALKLMNDNTSEVRAASHEMAEGNKAILEEIDHLRTTTGEIRDSMEKISTSAGEIKESSNALTEIANSVEAAVGQIGEQINLFTV, encoded by the coding sequence ATGGACGATGTAAAGAAGAAAAAATATGGGCATCTTGCCACACAGTTCTCATTATATATTCTTGCTATTCTTGCAGTATTCTTTGTACTTCTGACTATCTTTATTGTAAAGAGTGTAAAATCTTATTCTCGGAGTGATTATTCAGATTTCAGTGAAAAGGTAATTGCTGAAGATGCAGGAAAGATTCAGTATTGGAACGAGGTTCTTGTAAATGACCTTAGAATTTATTCTGATAATGATGTTACAAAGACAGGTAATATAAACAATATTATCAACTGGCTTTTAAGTCATGAAAATATCAAAAACTCACTTTTTAATTATGTAATGTTCTGTACACCGGATGGAGTTGGTTATGCAAGTGATGGAAAAATCCTTACAGTAATTTCAAAGCCGTTTTTCCGTTCGATAATGAAAGATAAAAAGAAGGTTTATGTTTCTGATATTGACTTTCAGTTAGATGGTTCTGTCTGCTATTATATTGCACGACCTGCTTATAATTCAGCAGGAAGTCTTATTGGTGTTTTTGCCGGTGCTGTAAGACTTGATGAAATTGATAGGATGGTTGGAGAACTTTCCATGGGTAAAGATGGAAAGGCAATCCTTGTGGGTTCGAATGGAGTGCTTATTTCTCATATACGTGGTATGAGTAAATATATGGATCTTTCTTATAGTGATAAAGCCGGATATTCCGGGCTTGATGAAATTGCTTCTCTGGCTTGTTCGGGAAAGTCTGGAGAAGGTTATTATCGTGATCCTGACGGAGTGCTTACCTTTGCTTCTTATGTTCCGGTTCAGGGAACTCCATGGTCGGCAATTTTAACTATTCCTCAGTCTCAGATTGAAGCTGTAGGAAACAGAATGAGAACTTTGATTATAATTATTACTGCATTAATCGGTGTAATTATTTCTATTGTCTGTTCTTTGATTATGATTGCTGCCGTTAAGCCACTTAAGGTTGTACAGGAATCTATTCATGAAATTGCATCCGGCGAGGCAGATCTTACACAGCAGATTGTAGTTAAGAGTAATAATGAAATTGGTGCTCTTGGAGATGGATTCAATGCCTTTATGGAAAAACTCCGCATGATTATCAGTGGAGTAAAAGATTCTGAAGAGATGCTGGGAGATGTAAATACAGGGCTTCAGCAGCGAATTGAAGGAAATGGTAATTCAATAGAAGCAATTATTCAGGATTTGCACGATATTGGTACTCATGTTCAGAACCAGGCTGATAGTGTTTCTCAGACAGTAAGTTCAGTTGAAGAAATCTCAAAGAATATCGAATCTCTTGAGAAGATGATTGAAACGCAGTCGAGTGGTGTAGTTGAAGCAAGTGCTGCCGTAGAAGAAATGATTGGAAATATCAGTAGTGTAAATAATTCTGTCGGTTATATGGCTTCTTCTTTTGATTCACTTGCTCAGAATACAGAAGAAGGTATTCAGCGACAGAATGATGTAAACCAGCGTATTCATGGGATTGAAGATCAGTCAAAGGCTCTTCAGGCTGCCAATAAGACAATCAGTGATATTGCGGCTCAGACAAACCTTCTTGCCATGAATGCTGCAATTGAGGCGGCTCATGCTGGAGAAGCTGGTAAGGGATTCTCTGTTGTTGCAGATGAAATCCGTAAACTTTCTGAAACCTCGAGTGCTCAGTCTAAGACTATTCGTGAAGAGCTTAAGAAGATTGAAGGTTCTATCAATGATGTAGCAAGTGTATCTCAGGCTTCTACAGAGGCCTTTGTTTCTGTAAGTAATTCTATCATGCAGACTCAGCAGCTGGTACTTCAGATTAAAGGTGCAATGGAAGAACAGCAGGAAGGTTCTAAACAGATTGGTGATGCGCTTAAGCTTATGAATGATAATACCAGTGAGGTTAGGGCTGCGTCACATGAAATGGCAGAAGGTAATAAGGCAATTCTTGAAGAAATTGATCATCTGCGAACTACAACAGGAGAAATCCGAGACAGTATGGAAAAGATTTCTACAAGTGCGGGTGAAATCAAGGAATCAAGTAATGCACTTACCGAAATTGCAAACAGCGTAGAAGCGGCGGTAGGTCAGATTGGTGAGCAGATAAATCTGTTTACTGTATAA
- a CDS encoding peptide ABC transporter substrate-binding protein, with product MKHLSTYACMIFLSLSLTGCGKQVMTGPTGPLPEKKVSGPVLNVSLDATIDTLDQQVSVYATSFELIGNMIDGLMQMADDGSVKYAVAKDMQVSDDGLHYTFKLRDDVYWSNGDRVTAHDFVYGWQRGIDPATESEYAFMFSDIAQIKNATAIQAGQMDPNQLGVRAPDDYTFEVELQTPVSYFDQLLYFCTFYPANQKFIEACGDKYATSPDTCLSNGAFILTDYSVNATSISFIKNTAYYDAARVKLGGIHYEVISSGEEALRKYQSGQLDFVELSGDAVVQMENSPEFRPVDSGFLYFLTFNFDDKIFANKNMRLAFANAIDRELIVKEMADGSAAAYGAIPRGYAFSQSGQDFTPAGIEFPDLCSYNPALARQFYEKAQQELGKKNFEIELLTADGETQVICSESIKRQVERNLPGVTINVKVVPKKERRKIMSAGAFQFGLNNWGPDYADPMTYLAMWVTGNSNNMGNYFNPAYNAIIADCTDGELCTKIAERWAAMKEAEIMIMEDAAISPIYQKCNANLIRSNVKGIAFHAVAINKIYKNTTK from the coding sequence ATGAAGCATCTATCTACTTATGCGTGTATGATTTTTTTGTCTTTATCGTTAACTGGATGTGGTAAACAGGTAATGACAGGTCCGACTGGCCCTCTGCCAGAAAAAAAGGTTAGTGGCCCGGTATTAAACGTGTCACTGGATGCTACAATAGATACTCTTGATCAGCAGGTATCTGTTTATGCAACTTCTTTCGAGCTTATTGGAAATATGATAGATGGTCTTATGCAGATGGCAGATGACGGTTCTGTAAAATATGCTGTCGCAAAAGATATGCAGGTGTCGGATGATGGACTTCATTATACGTTCAAGCTGCGTGATGATGTGTACTGGTCAAATGGAGACAGGGTTACAGCCCATGATTTTGTATATGGCTGGCAGCGTGGTATTGATCCTGCAACAGAATCGGAATACGCATTTATGTTCAGTGATATTGCACAGATAAAAAATGCTACAGCTATTCAGGCAGGACAGATGGATCCGAATCAGCTTGGAGTTCGCGCACCTGATGATTATACTTTTGAGGTAGAGCTCCAGACGCCGGTTTCTTATTTTGATCAGCTTCTTTATTTCTGTACCTTCTATCCCGCAAATCAGAAGTTTATTGAAGCTTGTGGCGATAAATATGCAACAAGTCCAGATACTTGTCTTTCAAATGGTGCGTTCATTCTGACTGATTATTCAGTTAATGCAACTTCAATTTCGTTTATAAAAAATACTGCTTATTATGATGCTGCAAGAGTAAAACTTGGTGGTATTCATTATGAAGTAATCAGTAGTGGAGAAGAGGCTTTAAGGAAATATCAGAGTGGTCAGCTGGATTTTGTTGAGCTTTCTGGTGATGCTGTTGTTCAGATGGAAAATTCTCCGGAGTTTAGACCGGTTGATTCAGGCTTCTTATACTTCCTCACCTTCAATTTTGATGACAAGATTTTTGCAAATAAAAACATGCGACTTGCCTTTGCAAATGCTATAGACCGCGAACTGATTGTAAAGGAAATGGCAGATGGCTCTGCTGCAGCTTATGGTGCTATTCCAAGAGGTTATGCGTTCTCTCAGTCTGGGCAGGATTTTACACCGGCTGGAATTGAGTTTCCTGATTTGTGTTCCTATAATCCTGCTTTAGCCCGACAATTCTATGAGAAAGCTCAACAGGAATTAGGTAAGAAAAATTTTGAAATTGAACTTCTTACTGCAGATGGTGAAACACAGGTAATCTGTTCTGAATCAATTAAACGTCAGGTAGAACGAAATCTTCCTGGAGTAACAATCAATGTAAAGGTTGTTCCTAAAAAGGAAAGACGTAAGATTATGAGTGCCGGTGCTTTCCAGTTCGGTCTTAATAACTGGGGACCAGACTATGCAGATCCTATGACCTATCTTGCGATGTGGGTAACCGGAAACTCAAATAATATGGGTAATTATTTTAATCCAGCCTATAATGCAATTATTGCAGATTGTACAGATGGTGAGCTTTGTACAAAGATTGCAGAGCGCTGGGCTGCAATGAAAGAAGCTGAAATTATGATTATGGAAGATGCGGCTATTTCTCCAATTTATCAGAAGTGTAATGCAAATCTTATAAGGAGTAATGTAAAGGGAATTGCTTTCCATGCAGTTGCTATCAATAAGATATATAAGAATACTACAAAATAG
- a CDS encoding elongation factor P, giving the protein MTSQLKVGTAFMYEGNALIVQKMLGQRSGRAGMVTSFRVKNLVTNSTMDLGIDAGEKFDEVDLESHVTKLSYIDGDTFVFMDQDTYEQFELAKEDLGDYAGYITPDDDLEVNLTFYEGKPVGIDLPVRVTRTVTYCEPGVKGDTSGKSLKPATLDTGIEVRVPLFINTDDRIVIDTRDGSFLERAKN; this is encoded by the coding sequence ATGACATCACAGTTAAAAGTTGGAACAGCCTTCATGTATGAAGGTAATGCTCTTATCGTTCAGAAGATGCTCGGACAGCGTTCAGGTCGTGCCGGAATGGTTACAAGCTTCCGTGTAAAGAACCTTGTTACAAACTCAACAATGGATCTCGGTATTGATGCAGGTGAAAAGTTTGATGAAGTAGATCTTGAATCACACGTAACAAAGCTTTCTTATATTGACGGCGACACATTTGTATTCATGGATCAGGATACATATGAGCAGTTCGAACTTGCTAAGGAAGACCTTGGTGACTATGCAGGATACATCACTCCAGATGATGACCTCGAAGTAAACCTTACATTCTACGAAGGAAAGCCAGTAGGTATCGATCTTCCAGTTCGCGTTACACGTACAGTAACTTACTGTGAGCCAGGTGTTAAGGGTGATACTTCTGGAAAGTCTTTGAAGCCTGCTACACTTGATACAGGAATCGAAGTTCGCGTTCCATTGTTCATCAACACAGACGACAGAATCGTAATCGATACACGCGACGGATCATTCCTCGAGCGTGCTAAGAACTAA
- the earP gene encoding elongation factor P maturation arginine rhamnosyltransferase EarP: MYITILCKVVDNFGDIGVVYRLSKQLKKINPENQINLVVDDLISFNKICNLVQCDVSEQEVEGLRVFNWNAADYCHEAFSRNDGELMPVILECFQCGRPDWMENILFEEKLSRTVHIIMIDYLTAEQYAEDFHCLQSLTRSAKVQKVNFMPGFTEKTGGLVIEEEWHEVPERKADGPVLVFTYEKDWRDLVDGWLSARSAIPPYEPKLLVAQGRGKESFMSAVKACGADGLVEELPYLNQTEWDKVMKSCSALVIRGEESMSRACLSGIPFIWHAYPQSDEYQLVKVNALLERMRRHFSEEDFEIVERTWLDINSPSEPSLRGAERRSNPYSDFFSAVDHLAPSFDDFACSLRKNGDLAANLMTYIEKLAII; the protein is encoded by the coding sequence ATGTATATAACTATTCTGTGCAAGGTGGTAGATAACTTCGGAGACATCGGAGTTGTTTACCGTCTTTCAAAACAGCTTAAAAAAATCAATCCAGAAAATCAGATTAACCTCGTTGTTGATGATCTTATTAGTTTTAATAAGATTTGTAATCTTGTGCAGTGTGATGTAAGTGAGCAGGAAGTTGAAGGGCTTCGGGTTTTTAACTGGAATGCTGCGGATTATTGTCATGAGGCGTTTAGCCGTAATGACGGCGAGTTGATGCCAGTTATTCTCGAGTGCTTTCAGTGCGGACGGCCGGACTGGATGGAAAATATTTTATTCGAAGAAAAACTTTCGCGTACTGTTCACATTATAATGATAGATTATTTGACAGCTGAGCAGTATGCCGAGGATTTTCACTGCCTGCAGTCGCTTACCCGCAGTGCAAAGGTTCAGAAGGTGAACTTTATGCCGGGCTTTACTGAGAAAACCGGCGGGCTTGTAATTGAAGAAGAATGGCATGAGGTGCCGGAGCGTAAGGCTGATGGGCCGGTGCTTGTGTTTACGTATGAGAAGGACTGGCGGGATCTGGTGGACGGGTGGTTGAGCGCTCGTAGTGCGATCCCGCCTTATGAGCCGAAACTTCTCGTTGCACAGGGGCGCGGCAAGGAAAGTTTTATGTCTGCCGTGAAGGCTTGTGGTGCGGACGGCCTTGTAGAAGAACTTCCGTATTTGAATCAGACTGAATGGGATAAGGTTATGAAGTCCTGTTCAGCCCTTGTAATTCGCGGCGAGGAATCTATGTCGCGTGCCTGTCTTTCGGGTATTCCGTTTATCTGGCACGCTTATCCGCAAAGCGATGAATATCAGCTTGTGAAGGTGAATGCGCTCCTGGAGCGTATGAGACGGCATTTTTCAGAAGAAGATTTTGAAATCGTTGAACGTACCTGGCTAGATATAAATTCTCCGTCAGAGCCGTCATTACGAGGAGCGGAGCGACGAAGCAATCCATATTCAGACTTCTTTTCTGCTGTTGATCACCTTGCTCCGTCTTTTGATGACTTTGCATGCTCTCTCAGAAAAAACGGTGACCTCGCTGCTAACTTAATGACATACATTGAAAAACTTGCTATAATATAG
- a CDS encoding YraN family protein, producing MNTKQIGDNGENRAVEYLISNGFAIIERNWRTKGGEVDIIAFKNDTIVFVEVKTLPNGTIDMIQRELNYQKRQRIIKTSKRFLLKHRQYSNSYIRFDVIVIDMPGLEPVYHIENAFTE from the coding sequence ATGAATACAAAGCAGATCGGAGATAATGGTGAAAACCGAGCTGTAGAATATCTTATCTCAAATGGATTTGCAATAATTGAGCGTAACTGGCGGACAAAGGGCGGAGAAGTTGATATAATAGCATTTAAGAATGATACGATTGTGTTTGTGGAGGTAAAAACGCTTCCAAACGGCACAATAGATATGATTCAGAGGGAGTTAAATTACCAGAAACGTCAAAGAATCATAAAAACATCTAAACGTTTTCTGTTAAAACATCGACAATATAGTAACAGTTACATCAGATTTGATGTAATTGTTATTGATATGCCCGGCTTGGAGCCCGTATATCATATTGAAAATGCATTTACAGAGTAA
- a CDS encoding EscU/YscU/HrcU family type III secretion system export apparatus switch protein has translation MSENQKKRAIALKYPEGVEAPVVMAKGEGRTAEFMIAEAEKNGIQIAEDAVLVDLLGMNEVGTVVPESAWKALAVIFSFIISEEELKRRGAE, from the coding sequence ATGAGTGAAAATCAGAAAAAGCGTGCCATAGCCTTGAAATATCCCGAAGGTGTAGAAGCTCCGGTTGTAATGGCTAAAGGAGAGGGACGCACTGCAGAGTTTATGATAGCAGAAGCAGAAAAAAACGGCATTCAGATTGCTGAGGATGCTGTTCTTGTAGATCTTCTTGGAATGAATGAGGTTGGAACTGTTGTTCCTGAATCAGCCTGGAAAGCACTTGCTGTTATCTTTTCATTTATTATTTCTGAGGAAGAACTTAAACGCAGGGGTGCTGAATGA
- the rplS gene encoding 50S ribosomal protein L19 → MDLIKTIEETQKRPGAQGFNVGDTVKVYFKIIEGKTERIQVYEGIVLCKKNEGARETFTVRKISYGVGVERVFPYNSPRIVKVDVVRPGKVRRSKLYYLRDKVGKSAKVKTLVGGKIAAEIAARNARAEAAAAATEAQIKEERKEAAEAKNNAQ, encoded by the coding sequence ATGGATCTTATTAAGACTATCGAAGAAACACAGAAGCGTCCTGGAGCACAGGGCTTCAATGTTGGTGATACTGTAAAAGTTTACTTCAAGATTATCGAAGGTAAAACAGAGCGTATCCAGGTTTATGAAGGAATCGTTCTCTGCAAGAAGAACGAAGGTGCACGCGAGACTTTCACTGTACGTAAGATTTCTTACGGCGTTGGTGTAGAACGTGTATTCCCATATAACAGCCCACGTATCGTAAAGGTTGACGTTGTTCGCCCTGGTAAGGTACGTCGCTCTAAGCTTTACTACCTCCGCGATAAGGTAGGTAAGAGCGCTAAGGTTAAGACTCTTGTTGGTGGAAAGATTGCTGCTGAAATCGCTGCTCGTAACGCACGCGCTGAAGCTGCTGCTGCCGCTACAGAAGCTCAGATTAAGGAAGAGCGCAAAGAAGCTGCTGAAGCTAAGAACAACGCTCAGTAA
- the trmD gene encoding tRNA (guanosine(37)-N1)-methyltransferase TrmD — MKFTVLTLFPDIVRAFFENSIMAKAVEKEIIAYDLVNIRDFATDKHHTCDDGTYGGGAGQLMMPEPLGKALDSVNARRKYVIYVTPSGKQLTQKIAEELSHKDELVFICGRYEGIDQRIIDSYVDAEISIGDYVMSSGEVAATVVIDTVYRLVDGVISHESLEEESYCDGLLEYPQYTHPEEWKGMKVPPVLLSGNHEEIRKWRLRKRLMKTMANRPDLIRDARMKGQLTEEAEKMIEEITESFFAKHQKKKKAKKVQN, encoded by the coding sequence ATGAAATTTACTGTGCTGACCTTATTTCCAGATATCGTTAGGGCTTTTTTTGAAAACTCAATCATGGCCAAAGCGGTAGAAAAGGAAATTATTGCTTACGATCTGGTGAACATCAGAGATTTTGCTACTGATAAACACCATACCTGTGATGACGGAACGTATGGAGGCGGCGCTGGCCAGCTTATGATGCCAGAGCCACTCGGAAAGGCACTTGATAGTGTAAATGCCCGCAGAAAGTACGTAATTTATGTAACACCGAGCGGAAAACAGCTTACACAGAAGATTGCCGAAGAACTTAGTCACAAAGACGAACTTGTATTCATCTGTGGAAGATACGAAGGTATTGACCAGAGAATCATCGATTCTTATGTTGACGCAGAAATCTCCATTGGAGATTATGTAATGTCATCTGGAGAAGTGGCTGCAACAGTTGTTATAGACACTGTTTACCGCCTTGTAGACGGAGTTATTTCTCACGAATCGCTCGAAGAAGAAAGTTATTGTGACGGACTTTTGGAGTACCCGCAGTATACTCATCCTGAAGAATGGAAGGGTATGAAGGTTCCACCGGTTTTACTTAGTGGAAATCATGAGGAAATCCGAAAGTGGCGGCTTAGAAAGCGGCTGATGAAGACAATGGCAAACAGACCGGATTTAATTCGCGATGCTCGCATGAAAGGTCAGCTTACTGAAGAAGCCGAAAAGATGATTGAGGAAATAACCGAATCTTTCTTTGCTAAACATCAGAAAAAGAAAAAGGCAAAGAAGGTGCAAAACTAA